The Toxotes jaculatrix isolate fToxJac2 chromosome 17, fToxJac2.pri, whole genome shotgun sequence genomic interval TGCAAAGACGGACTTAACTCAGTGTGGAATGTTTTGGAGGTTTGCGGGAATCTACAGGCAACTGTAATGAAACTGAACCATTAGCTGAAAGGAGAGATTCTGATTGTTAGAAAATGCAGCCTCCATCCCTCCATAACTAATTTAACCAAAACCCTGCATTCAAATACTGTTGTCTAATTAGAATTTTCCCATTGTACTCATTCTGATAATCCTCAGTTACCTTGAGTCCATTCCTTCTGTACCGGCCTGGCGGGCTTCACATCTCCGTCAACTAGTAGAGAAGGAGGACCATATGAAGAAGACAAGTCGTTCTCGTCCTCTTCTGAGGGGCACTCCTCACTGGACCGGGACAGAAGTGTCCTCAGCAGCACTTTGGCCTGCAAGCAGCACAAATTAAAACCACATTCTTAATTGTTCCCATTTTGTGAAGGAAGTGTCAAATTGAACTCTCGCCGATTAGGCAAGTCATTTACTTGGCCATGGCTGCTCGCACAGAGGTGCAGTTGTAGTGCGCGTTCAAACGCCAAGAGAAAATAACTTCAAATTCTCTCACTCGTTTAACCAAAAAATGATTATTTCGCACACTTTCGCTCCCGCTCTTCCTCTcaatcacactttttttttttttttttagctctccctctcttctcatcCATGAGATTAGAGAAGCGCCTAAAGAATGCAATCACCCTGGCGTTAATGTGCAACACGTTCCAGATATCTCCCCTCTTGGCTGAGAGGATTGAGACAAactgctctcttcctccctctccagctcATTTTTATCTCTGGGGAGATGAGGATACACAATTAAGAGGAGCTGTTCCGGGAGATGAGGAGCAGGGAGATGCCACACTCTgatttcctttctctcctttttccctcCCCCATATCAAATCCTGCCATCATCATCTCTCTTTTGTGATCAAAGACTGCCTCTCAGTCTCAGATGGCCATTTGCAACTTTTAATGAGCACTAATATGGAGGGGATGATCAGGAGGattttgacagtgacaaacttTAAGTGCATTGTAAGTTGTTATCAGTGGGTCGCAGTGAAGATTGACAATGTACACGCTTTCATTTTCTGAGAGGGGAAGAGACGCAAACACATGCCAATCTGAGCTTGCCACTTGGTATTTGATGCTGCTGAACAATAAAAACTGTCTTGATCCTTGTCCCCGATATCcatctttgttctttttttagatTTAGTCAAATGTACCGTGAGTTGAGGGCTCTTGCAGACCCACTGCATTTTAAATATCAATGAATGCAACTGTTAGCACTTGAATATTCAAAGGGCCtctttgagtgtgtgcatgcgagCTGCATGCTCCCATTTGTCGGAGTAGCCAGGCTGTGTGGCAAGACGTGAATGgaaatttctgttttctcttgtgtGTGGAGAGTAAGCTGTTGtatgagaggacagagaggagagagagagagagagagagagagagagtgagagagagaaataaagggagagacagagaaatcgAGAAAGAAATAGATGGAGTAGAtggagtgagagtgagagagataagGGGAGAGAAAGATTTTCACTCAGGCTTTTCCTGATGCACTTGGACACAATGATGTAGATGGCAGTACCTCTCTTCCTTTTGTCAGTTCATATTTTCAAGAGGCTCTACAGTCTCCCTCTTTGCCTCTCTCATTGCGTCGGGGACACTGGAGCAAGATCTCCAACCCACAAGAACCCCCACAAGATGAGTCCGCAAAAATTAATAACACAAAAACCAGAATGTATATATATGATCATTCCTGCACATGGAATGGTACATTTTTTGAAATAGTGGGATTCCTGACAAATCTCTCGACATCATCTTTGGACTCTAAGTGTGAATATTCAAtgtactttctttctttgtttaattGAGCATGATCTGCACAAGGTCAATGAGTGGGAAATTCAAAATAATCCTGTCTGTTGTGGAGAAGGTCCAAATGGCTCTCTCATTCAATCGGACCGAGCTGATTGCTATACTTTTGGCTAATACCAAATTAAAAGCAAGTGTTTCTCAGATGAATACACCACATGAGATGAAAGAAGCCAAGCAGAGGCTGTAATTTGCGATTAGCGCATGGGTCAGGATTTCCCTTCTGTCTAGGTCAACGTGTGGAGCAATCTGATGAGTAGGCAGCCAGGGTTTGGTTTCAAACACCAGACACAAAGAGGGCACTCAGCACCAACTACAGCTCCCTTTAAAAAACATGCAAcgaaacaacaaaagaaataaaaacaccgGCCTTTttggaaggaagaaaaaagaagccaTTTCTCTCCTGtagtcatctgtgtgtgttaatgccGGCTTGCTTTTGGGGCTGGGTGTCTGTCAGTACAAGTGTGTGACCTCCtatttgcgtgtgtgtgaaagagtgcGTGCGtagaggcagtgtgtgtgcctCCGACGCTACCTGGTGGCTGTAGGTGGCATGGCGCTCGAGCAGCAGCGGCGTGAACAGCTGGACTAAGCGCTCAGTGGTGAGGACACGGCGCTCCTTGAGCAGAAGGGCGTGCTTGAACCAACGATCCCACAGCCGAGCGGCATCAGGAGGGAGGCTGGTGCTGTGGTGAGGGGTGGGAGTGGGATtggtgtgagagaaagaggaggctTTCTTATTGAAAACGCAGCAGGACATCAAATAAATCATAATTACACCTCCTTGCAGGAAAACAGTCTTTGATTGTCAAGAAAATTTAGGAAACTGAGAAGTTTTACTAACTTCCATTATGtgaagaaatacaatatattttaactaattttttccccattctcAAAAGGTTCCCCTTCTTGAAACACAAGATATGGATCATTAATGAATTCCAGTTAACACTGAATAGACAGTAACAGCAATACACAGGTATCTGCTGGTTGAAAACTGGATAAAAAGGTCAAAGATGCAAACAGGCATCTCCACAGGAAAGAGATGGACACTGTTTCTTTGGACTGACTGTATAGCAGGAAAGGTCTCATTGAAATCAATAGACTAGTGAAGCAAAGCATGGATTTGGCTCAGAGTACAACTACTCATTATCCAAAGGACTGGAAGTCACAGATAGGGCGTTTTAATTTACTCATGACATTCACCCATGCAGTGTTACCGCACGAGGTGACACCAAAGATGACCTTTACATTTGTGGACAAGGGAGACTGTATCGAATGGTAGCGTGCTGTATCTCAGGGACTGTTGAACTGCGTGCCCCCTCCCCCACTGTCTGgttatagaagaaaaaaaaatgcacaggcAGCTCTCCATTCTTCATCTGAAAAGGGGAATTCACCTTTACTATAGGTCTGTTCAATTCCTCtatgaaaagaagagaaaggtcTATTGAACTCTGTAGCTTTCAGAGTATTGATATTTGTACTCTGAATTACACCATTATAGCGCTATTCATTTAAAGGTGGTTGAAAATGTCATTGTctacacagaacacacactatATTACACTATACAACACTATGTCACAGagaatattttattgtattatatatttttttcttttttccaacatCTCAGAAGTTGGAGTTTGTTACAAACATTATGTTACGCAAAGGAATTAAGTTAAAATCAACCTTACATGACAAGTGCAACTTTATACAAATGATCAAACCTCATAAAGCTGAAAAAAGCACACATAAATataacaaaggaaaaaacacgCCATCATCAGTGTTCGGTGTTGGATTCACGGAGAAACCAGGCTCCTTACCTTATTTCATTAGGCTCAGGGCTGGACTGGTGAGAACTCACTAGATCCTGTGGTAGCAGGCAGCCCTTTGCTGTGCTCCATGACAACCTCTGAAGCTCATGAAGGACGACTGCTCCGCATGCTTCAAGGTCCTCGTCATTCAAGCCCGCTCCACCGTTACAAAGGCTGCCCAATATATAGAGAACGGTCAGCTATTGCCATGGAGCCTTAGGACGTTTGCATAGATGGGGATAAATATATACTGGGTTTTGAAAGAGTGACAAAGCTTTCCTTTACAAGACAGTTATCCACACTTTACAACAAGAACTCCAATTATGGTAAATTAATCATGctatgaaatataaaaaggcTTATGAAAATTAAGCCCAGTCTAATGAAACAAATTCTCCATCCTCAATCTCCCTGACTCCCAATAACAATTCAGCAGGGTGGTTACTATAACAATCCCATGTGTTTGAAAACCCCCTCAGAAACAAAGACGTGTGCATGTCGGTGATGACACTTCATCTAAAGTGAGAGCCCTTGGCAGAAGGATAATATGTTTTCCTCATCTGCACAAACTGCTCCATGGCtattaaataaatatgcaaGGCATTTAGTTTCGACAGGGAGAGATAAGATTGCAAAGTCTGAAGAAAGACAGCAAGAGTATACCTGATAAGTCTATTGAGTTGTCTTCCATCAATTGAAGAATCCCCATACACGCTGGTCCATTCACCCTGGAGTCGTCCTTCGATGCTGTCTAGCAGATTAAAGAGTCCTTCCTGGGAGAGACTAAAAAAACATTACCCATTAATGTggtgaaaggaaataaaaatggagGAGGTCATGTGATCGATAGGCTCGTTatttgtggggggaaaaaaaagaaatcagtgatCTATTTTTCCAGACAATTTCTTTGACATACTCAAGGACTGCTGGAGGAATCTGATGAAAATACAAGCCCCCCTATACAGGACCTTAACAAGTTCAAATGAATGTAATCACAAGTTGTATGGGGAAACCTGGCATTCAAAACTAGTTTGTAGAATTAGCTGCTAGAGTAAAACTTCAAATCAAGCTACTTGTAGTTAAATGGAAAATTAAACTTAATATGcaataatattattaaataaaatctCTGTACCATTAACACATTACCACTCACGCTCAAAAGTGTAAGGAAAAGGGTACCAAAAAAAAGGGGGCCTCTTGATGATTTCTTTTGGTGAGCGATTTACACTTTAATCTGGTCCTGTGTGAGGCTGCAAAATGAGAAATGGATGTCTAATGCATGTGGATATTGGGAATCCATCTCTTTCTTGAGCATTAAGCTCTGGGTGGCCCTCATTGAATTCTCCCAGAAAACCCCAAGCCGAGAGATCCTGAGCCCCCCTAACATAAAAGGGGCCAAAAAGAATTTATGACAATCTGTAATGGGCTCCTGGGTTAGGGGTCAGCAAACAATTGCTCCCTCTATTTTGCAGGTTGTTTCCTGGTAACATCCTGATTAAGCTAGCTTGAATTATATCCATGACATTCTGTAGTGTGCAATCCGTCTATGCTAAGTCCTCTTCAGTGTGGCTGAAGTAGCATAGGCaaaagctgtctttttttttttttctctctctcccttatcGTCAGCGTGGGCCTTGAAATAgtcatctttctctttccactttATTTGTCAATGCTCTTCAAAAAGAGACCTttagagagggagaaagtgaattagttgtgtttttctgcaaacctctctctctctcattgtaTTGTTGCCAGCTTTCATGTCAAGGTCTCCAACCTCACTTTAGATGCTGCTGTTGTCCGCATGTCGACATCATCAGGAGCGCATTGTTAGCTAGGAGGAAGAGGTCAGCCTCTCTGCAGCGATATTGCTCTACAGTGTACAGTACCGACTCCGGGGTGATCTACCACACGGAATGGCCTCACCGTTGAGTGATTGGTGTCAGGGGAATCTTGCCGTGCTGGCAAAGACAGCAAATATAACACACAAAGGAATGGAAAAATAGACCACAAGTAATACCAACACACTGAGCGCAGCTATTTCAAGACTTGCACTGGATTTTTAAGAACCCAGCTGTCCCTAATCGAGCAGAACCATCATGCAGTTCAGGGACGACAAATTTAAGAGGAGGACACAGTGAGGCCATTATGACGATCCCTGAAGAAGACACCTGAAGGATATTTCAGTCGTATACTCTCAGTCGCCCCAGCCATGCTGGAGGAGAAATATAATGGGATAATCTAATGAATTGCCCAGGCTTGTGTTTTCTGACTGTGAATGGAGGGGGCGATATAAAATGTAAccttaagagagagagagagagagagagagcgagagagagagagagagagagagagagagcgagagagagagagcgagagagagagagagagagagagagagagagagagagaggatagaGGCTGGATGCTCTTGGAACTTTACATCAAAGCCTCTGGTTTTCTCCTCATGCACAGAAGCCCTCTGTGTTAACAATGAGAGCCGCAGCCCCCACCATCGTTTCCCCAGCACAGGCTAACTGCAGTTATTCCTGAGGTCACAATATAAACAGTATACTAGACCACACAGTCATGCACAAGCAAACGGGGTACCCTGACAGAGAGAATATAAAATCCCTCACACTACTTTTGATACATACAGAGAtcaaacagattttcaaaataaagcatttgACACTAGATAATCATCTGAAAagttatttgtatttgtagttacagaaaacaatgtgtttttattgactGTGTCATTACCACATGTGCAACAGGGTGCTTAATcgaaaaaaataaagcatataATACTAAACAAGCACAATATGTATAACCATAGGAcagaaataatacaaaacatCAACAATGGGGGGGTTCCCTGAgaatatggtaaaaaaaaaaaatacacaaaaaaataaaattttctccttctttttcaaGAGTATGAGAGGTCCTGGTCATATAATACTATATATTGTAAGGAAACTGCAGGAGGCTTTGGGAGCAAACATTCACGTGGGATTTTCTATGGCTCTAACCCCATCCAAAATGATCCTTCAACTCAGAGGCCATCATCACGCTAAGGATTTGTGGCTGTAAGTGCTGTCCACATGCCCACCCTCCAGAACACTCTATGGTGCCACAAATTTCCTCCTCCACTGGGGACTTCCTGAGGTCTCTCAAGCAGAAAATTGCTCTGTTACAGCATTATCTTGGATTATGGCAATATTGTTGGTGACAGGTCCTGAGCTCTCCCTATAAGATGCATCACTGCCACCACCGCAGCTGCCGCTGAGCTACAGAGAGCAGGGTGGCATGGACCGTGACTCCCACAATCCTCTCTGTCAGCCTCAGATGTGATGGTGGAAAGGAGGACCGTGCTGTGTCTTCGCCTGCTCCAATCATTAACAGCCCTCCGTGGTTCAGCATGGCCATGCAGAACATTCTCCTTTCCTAGCTTGCTTGGTCTTAAATTTTGGGAGGTTAAAAAACACTGGCACATTTTAACAAGAGTATGTGCcataaaacaatcaaaatgttAGTGTTTCTCTCGACTGAGTCACCTTGAAAATTCCAGACAAAGTACAGAAGTCAGACATACTATACCTTTCCAAGGTCACTGCTGGAGATGTGTTCTTGGACCCGTCAGAGCGGAGGGATGATTCTGGACTGTGCTGATTGTGATCATCACTCCCTCCAGAAGTGACACTCCTCTGACGTTCCTCTCCCTCTGGTAGATCGTCCTCCAGCTCAGATTGTGTCAACGAAATGGACAGGTCACTAGCACTGGTCTCTGACAACTGCACATCAGAACTTGGGGTGCTGACACTTTCACGTCTACCTGAACGCAAACACAGCGCAAAGGATCatattattttaaatcttcaaaagaacaaaattaaGAGCTTACAACTTTGAGTCTcaggaaatacacaaaaaaatattacaaggGAATAAGCAAGGAATAACATTTAAAACCTGGTGTATCTTGAGCTTCTGTTCCAAAAGTGGTTTCAGGCATCAAATGGCTGAGATCTCTCCCTCCAGCTTCCATAATGGGTGGCTGATGAGCCACCTCTTGGGAGGTTGTGTGTTCTGCAGGGGAATTCGTAGCCCTCACAGGGCCTCCGCTGCTGGGCGATGGATTCTTCTCAGGCCCCGTCAAGGTCACCAGGGGTGAAGCTTCCTGTTCATTATCACCTTCAGAAGGCACATTGCCAGCTGCGCCCGTTAAGGCACAAACAGACGGGAGCACCCCCACCATTCTTTCATGTTTGTCACTCAAATTACAGCCGTCAGGGGAATCGTTTGAGTCTGAAATGTCATCTGATAAATGTGCTCGGTTGCTGGTGGCATCCTCTCCGCCAACTCTGAAGTCCTTCAAAAGGCCACTCGGTAGACGTTCGCAGGAGTGCATGCTGCGATTGGGTGAACGATGCAATGCTTGGTGTGAGTGTACACTTGTGGAGCCAGCTTCAGCGTCAGACCCTCTGGAGGTCTCGTGGTCCATAAAAATTTCTGCCGGTGAAAAATTCTTAGCAGGATGAGAGATGGAGCCATCCTGGTGCTCTCTATGCCCAGCTTTAATctataaatgtgaaaaacaaaatctatGAAAATCTGTGTTCATTTCTAACTAAAGACTGAACTTTCAATTACATTTTTCTAGACTAAAACAAttcttataattttttttctaaatttcttGCTTAggttaaataaagaaagaacTTCAACTCAAGTATATTAATTATCCACTTTACAATTTTGAATAAGTATAGCTTATTTGAGCCAAGGTCAGAATTCTTTTCACAACATCTTTCAGAAGAATGTCTCAGGATCaatgttttaacttttaatcTTATTAGAAATCCTTTAGACAAGTTTTGATTCATGTCTGCAATGTCaccaaggggggggggggagagaagCAAAAAAGCCTCCCTCCAAACATAATAACAAAAAGCAtggcttctgtttcttttctgatAAGCGTCTTAAATACCAAACAGTTAGCTGCTTAATAACATTCAGTGTAAACCATGCAGCCTGCCCAGCAGATCCACAAagtaggtaaaaaaaaaaagaggaaaagttaATTTCTTGGCTGAGTGATTCCATCGGTAGCTGCAGGGCAAAGTAGAAAGTGTTTCACTAAAGTAGCAATTGATTCTTCTATCAATCTGCGGCACGCGTGTGCTCTTCCAAGGAAtgtattaaatatgaaaatcatATCCCGTTATCATCTGTCTCCAGCTTTCAGCCCGGTAAGCTTCCCTTAATGAATGCTGCAGCCTGAGGGACATGCACACTGCAAGCCAATGGCTTGTATGCATAATGGAGTGACGGTACCATTTTGCTCATTACAATATCGACAGGCTGAGGGGGGTTTTGCACACAGTTACAAGTGACTGCTCTAGACAGCATGCTCCAAGTTATTATGAGATGTCTTAGACATTTCATCTAAAAGAGCTTTAACTGCTTTAAGTGAAGGGAGAAAGCAGCTATGGGCTTGAACTACACCGCTTGTACAGATGCACCAGCTAGGATTAGACACCTGTGCTATTACAGATACACAGTTTAAATGTAGACTCCTCTACAGACTTACCAGGCATAATGTCTACTTTCCTTTGTTATTCTaaacctgaaaacacagcttGATAGAACTGAGATTTGCATAAACCttgtaaacatttcaaaaaagaaggatccaacataaaaaaaagcaagtaCCATTTTTCCAGCATACAAAAAAGATGTGTAAGAATGCACACACAATACATAACAAAATATGTGGCATGTAAAATACATGCTTATGTGTTTTTTACAATTATATTACTTCCAAAAACCAATAATATTGTTATTACTACACTGGAAGTATACATTTTTTGATACAAATATTAGAATTACCTTTGCTGCTTCAaactctttctcctttttctttcttacttccATAAATTTGGAAATCTTTTTGAAAAACTCAGCCTGTAAGAGATGTAAAGACAGAATGATACATAGacatagatagacagacagatcaTCTGCTTTGCATACTGATataatactgtaaaaaaaaaaaaatcacaaaattacACAAAGATGTTAGTCATATTTGTGGCAGGTAAACTGACACTGCATGCCAACACTGTTTGTTATAATGCTGTCATAGTGCTGTTGAGTTCTGTATCTGTATGCTATAAAAAGCAGAGGGTATGACAGCAAAAGTGACAACGTCATGCATCAGTCAATCACAGCGTGTTTTCCAAAGTGGGTGTCTTCTGTGTAGCTGCTGACCCCCCGTAACATTTCATCTGACCAGCCAGACAAACTGCCTTAATCCCAGctcctattaaaaaaaaaaaaacctaatggTCTTGTTGGGCACTCAGATTAGCTCAACCATCGGCTTcatcaaaacaacagcagtttaCAGAGGCAGACCTTTTAGTAAAAAGTCCTTTTTACTAGAGAGTTTCTGCCTTTGAATGTCTTGCACAACCAATACTAACAAAGATTAGATTAAAATTGTTATATAAATGTATGCACCTCAGCATATGTATGTGTAACTTCACTTTACTCACCGGCTTTATGAGAACTGATGCTTTTCATTGCACTCAAAACATCAGAGttaaaccacaaaaaaatcaGGGAGACTttataaaatggaaacaaaggGCAGCGGGACAAccaaaataacaacaaacatgtAGGACTCATAAAGCATCAAGAGGAAATAAAGCAACTGCTTGAGGGGAGAGAATGACTAAACCTCTGGAGCACTTCAGAGTCTCTATATTGGGCAATTAACTCAGCGAGTCATAATTAGCCAATTTTGTTAATTTGATATTAAGCTGTCAAGCACTGTCGTTGAGTTTTAAGTGATAATCTGACTGGCTCATTGTTTTCTCCCTCGTTCATTTGCTTGTCGTGATAAATTGCATAGTCTGAGTGTTTACTATTGTCACATCAAGCAATTACAAGCAAATATTTCTACTCTGTCAAAATTACAACACAGCATTAAGGCAAATGTGCTTGAACATGCTGCATTAGTAAACACACATTCCTTGTGGAAAAATCTGTCATATTGTGGGTGTCTGAGTTTGTCGTTCTTGCTCTAAAGTCACAGCACATCTAATAACACACAGCAttcaaacatgaatgaatgattattaaatttcattaaacattttagaaaaaaaaagcagaagtcTAAACCTGGATTAACCCAGGTGGGGGGTTGTTCGTCTTGCTTTTAATATAACTCCATAATGAGAAAAACTACTCCGCAGAAGAAATGAAATTGTCTGTATACCTTTTGTTGTTGCATGGGGCCACGGTCAGGATGATATTCCTTCATGCTAATTTCTATGCACTCCACCTCTCTCTGAAGCTCAAGGTTTCTCATTTTCGCTCGTGCTTCCCTGTCAGAGATTTCCTTGAGATAACTGCGCAGTTTGGAACACTTTATCTGTGAGCTGAAGGCAGAGGAGAACTATTATTCAAAAGAAATATTATCTAAGAGCATTGTCAAAAAATAAGAGCTTGACTTTTCACAAGAAAAGGTTAAgcacaatgtgttttaaatttaaatctaaTTCTCAGCTCTCATATCAAGCTAAGCTTTGCTGTTTTGACCTGGCATGTTAATATTTATGAGAATCAATTTATGATGAAAACAAGACTGTTGTGCTTGTATCCAAAGAGGCTCTGTGCCTGTAACACACTTGAGTACAACAGTGACATTATAATGGAATTAACTATTTCATATTaacacaaatactttttttttttacaaacatcagaatgCATTAAAGTAGTATAAAGTATATACAGTAGGCCTATTAGTACTTACtacatatatattattattttcaaaactaatttcatttgaaacactgAGTTGTGTACAGTGAGGACTGCCTAATTAAAACCTCATATACTTAAGATACCAGATTAATATGAAAGTCAGTGGACATGAACAAGGTACACTCTTTCTGATACACAGTAATCTGCATAACTTACATTCTTTTATCAGATCTGGAGTAAGCAAACAGTTCCCTTTCCAGCTCCAGCCTCCGTCTCTCACTGCACAGACAAGTGATAGaaactgtcactcacacactacTGAAACATCACTATGCTGCTTATAGGCGATGTTCACGGTGCTATCTATTTACGCTTTAATACACTGTAATGCGTATACTAATTATGAATGCGCTCTACGAACTAGGTACACACCAAAAAAAGCATTAGTTTCATGGGAACTTTGGCTTATCCGCTGATGCTAACGTCTCCTAATTACGTCGGGTTAGCTTTCCATTCATTTACATGCAAGAACCACCACATTATGTTACAGTTGTTAGTTAAAGTTAGCGTCCGAGTTATTTAGGCTAATGAGCCAGCTAGCTTTACGGTTTCGCTGTTTACCCCGACCTGGCTGGTTAGCTAAGTAGCTAGCCTTATATCCAAGCGGCAGCAGGAGGCAACCTGGCGGCAGCGATGACAACCCGAGCCCGCGGTCACCACCGGGCCGTGTTCGCACCAACAAAAATCATGGAAACCTCACCTTCTGTGCATGCTTTGCTGAGTCGATGTTATCTTTTCATAATATTGGTCGTCGCTGCGAGTAATGCTTGCCATTTTAGCTCGCTTTGGCGCTGCAGCAGCAACGAAAAGAagagggaaggggggaggaagaggaggaggagggtggctGGTGTTTATGTTGGTTACCATGAACACCGTTTCCCAGAAATCcttgcacataaacacagagagcaCGTGGTGCGAGCGTGGACACGAGCCCTTCTCAGTGTTCCGCCGTACCATAGACCTGTATGGTTCCGTACATGGTAAAATGGTGATTTTTACAACAAAATGGTCCTGCTGTTACGGGTAAGGAaaactgtagtgttttttttttttttcaaccaacactaatatttacagtacagtacagtacactaATATTAACAGAGCCCCATACTTCCTCCCACCTTTTTTAACAAGCTAAAACAAGCTAGAAAGTCTTACATACCGGTGCTTAAACGTCATTCcttattatttttgaaatattacaaaaataGAAACCGTATAGAGTGTATAATGAAGTGAGATACAGTGGACTTCATAGTTCAGAAAACCTCACCAtttgctgacaaaaaaaaaaaaaatccaattgtATGTCTGTAACCTGACTGGGCTAAATACCAGTCATCAAaaggttttctttgtctttatttgataAGCTCCAGCCTCTCTATCAGATACAGATGGATGCCTCATTTGCTCAGATGGCTACTGATCTTGTCTTGCATTATCAAAGTTCACCACTGACAGTTCTCATAATGTCATGTTTCGACTGCAGCAGCACGTCGTTTTCTCAAAGCGACAACACTATATATCTTTGGTGGGATTCTGAAATTGACAGCCCCTCCAAATGCACACCCTAATCAAGCAATTTCCCCAATTCCATTCCCATCAAACTGCTCTTTAGCTGTTGAACTGAGGAGTTTTGTTGTCCTTTTCTAATGCTAATCTACCCTATTCAGTATCTCTCTATGAGGCTATTTGTTGTGAAATAAATCCCCTTGTTTGCCTCCTGCATGTATAATTGATATTGTTGCTGggctttttgtttgtgctgtggagAGCTGAAAGGCGGTACTTTGGAGGTGATGAAGAAAATGAGACTTGCAACATTGCTGTTCCAGCTGAGTTCAGCAGAGGTTGATGCCAGTGATCAGCCTTTGCTGGATGTCATACTGTGCATTCATgactattttcagcagattATGGCTCA includes:
- the kiz gene encoding centrosomal protein kizuna, with product MASITRSDDQYYEKITSTQQSMHRSERRRLELERELFAYSRSDKRISQIKCSKLRSYLKEISDREARAKMRNLELQREVECIEISMKEYHPDRGPMQQQKAEFFKKISKFMEVRKKKEKEFEAAKIKAGHREHQDGSISHPAKNFSPAEIFMDHETSRGSDAEAGSTSVHSHQALHRSPNRSMHSCERLPSGLLKDFRVGGEDATSNRAHLSDDISDSNDSPDGCNLSDKHERMVGVLPSVCALTGAAGNVPSEGDNEQEASPLVTLTGPEKNPSPSSGGPVRATNSPAEHTTSQEVAHQPPIMEAGGRDLSHLMPETTFGTEAQDTPGRRESVSTPSSDVQLSETSASDLSISLTQSELEDDLPEGEERQRSVTSGGSDDHNQHSPESSLRSDGSKNTSPAVTLESLSQEGLFNLLDSIEGRLQGEWTSVYGDSSIDGRQLNRLISLCNGGAGLNDEDLEACGAVVLHELQRLSWSTAKGCLLPQDLVSSHQSSPEPNEISTSLPPDAARLWDRWFKHALLLKERRVLTTERLVQLFTPLLLERHATYSHQAKVLLRTLLSRSSEECPSEEDENDLSSSYGPPSLLVDGDVKPARPVQKEWTQELQSTEEDSQDESPVESVPIRETKEYQLLKQSAMQKRLQSSEEEEEDGLSGINHGHEEDLGRAKRSSHQDPYPRREKTNSKAHSAVRSKAFWGESDDSNSEIEAALRPQPFNTNNDDTDDFYD